The genomic window GGTCGGCGGGTCGCCAGGGCGCAGCTTGCGGTAGATTTCAATGAGCGCTTCTTCCGGCTTACGGACCGAGTCGCGACGCAGCGTGTTGGTAATGATATTTCCCACATCATCGCGCTCAGGAAAGAAGACTTCCAGCGTGCTGACGCCGCTCTGCATGATCTTGTGCAGCTTGTCGGCGGTCAGCTCTTGATTGGCCTCAAGGAAGACCTCGCCCGTCGTCGTGTCAATCACATCCGCTGCGGTGACCGCGCCATCCAGTTCCGCGGTCTCGACTTCAACTTCGCCAATCTTGTGCTGGCGCAAGGCCTTCAGAATCGAAGGCGTGATTTTGCGTCCGGAATGGGCAATCTCCTCGCCTTTCACAACAATGGCATGGGCCGGCTTGGCCCCAAGCAGATGCGTGCCCTTTTCCGCGTCTGCCTCAACGGTCCAGAAGAGCTTCCCATCACGGACGCTGATTTTGTCCACCGTGTAGAAAGTCTTGAGAATCTCTTCGTCCGACTTCAGCCCCAGCGCGCGCAGGAAGATCGTACCCAGGAACTTACGCTTACGGTCAATGCGGACATAGAGCGTGTTCTTCTGGTCGTATTCAAATTCGACCCAGGAACCGCGATAGGGAATGATCTTGCCAAGGAAGTACGTGCGATTGTTGGCCGTCTCAAAGAAGACGCCAGGAGAGCGGTGCAACTGCGAAACGATGACGCGCTCGGTACCATTCACAATGAAGGTGCCATTCTGCGTCATCAGCGGGATGTCGCCGAAAAAGACCTCCTGCTCCTTGATGTCTCTTATGGTCTTGGCGCCGGTTTCCGCGTCCTTGTCGTAAATCGTGAGGCGAACGGTGACCTTCAGAGGCGCCGAGTAGGTCATCCCGCGCTCCTCGCACTCGGATTGGTCATATTTCAGCTGCAGGCCGACAGGGTCGCCGCATTTATTGCAGAAGTCCGGGGTGTTCTTGTTATAAGTGCCGCACTTGTGGCAGAGCACATCTCCAGGATGAAATGGATCGGTGATCACCATGGCGCCGCAGTGCACGCAGGCAGTGCGCAGGTGATGCAGCCCCTTCAGGTGTCCGCACTTGCACTCCCAGTTTCCGATCGAATAGTCCACAAAATCCAACTGCGAGATATTGCGGAAATCAGTGATGGGAAAAACCGAGGTAAAGACAGACTGAAGACCATTGTCTTCGCGCTCGGAAGGCAGTTTGTCCATCTGCAAAAAGCGCTCATAGGAACGCCGTTGCACTTCGATAAGGTTGGGAATTTTGATCGCTGTTGGGATTTTGGAAAAATCGAGACGTCTGCGAATCGCGCGCTTCTCGTTCGGCATGCTTCACTCCTGAGGCCCGTATACGCAAGGGACTTGACATGCTGTCCAGGCCACGCAGCATGTCCTGATGTCAGAACTGCAGCGGCGTCCCTCGCCCGCCGTTGCAGTAAAGATTCATCCGCACTCCTGCGCTCCCAAAATGAAACGCAGGAAACATCATTCCCGGAGTTTCCACACTTCCGGGGCTTGCATCTTCAAGCAACCTCACGTTAAAAACAAAACGTCAAACTGAGGTGCTGAAGCAGTTCGTCCTCAGGCGGGGTACCAGACAGGGCGCAAGAAGCAGGCGAAATGCACGCACAAACACGAAAGGCCCGTAAAGACAAGACGTCTTACGAGCGCCACAACTCGGATTGTGCACTTTTGAAATACAGAATGTTTCGCTTCCGCCGCGTTGAAACCGTTGATGCCGCCCTACAGCTGATTTGAATTCGCACAAGCAGGCCCGCCGCTTTCTCCCACAGGTGCGCCGGCAACCAACCGGTGCCGGAAAGATTCCTCTATCTAAAAACCTATTGGATAAATTTGCGCAAATTCTTCTTCGCGCAGGACTTATCCGTGAACGACCTCCGCAAATTCGCCCCGAAAAGAAAAACGGGGCGGGATGCGCACTTCTCATCATAGCGCATCCCGCTTTGGTATGCAACTTGCCTCCTTGACTTTTATCAGGGATTTATGCAGCCGCCCAAGCGCAGCGCATATTCCCCAGCCAGGAAACGTAACTACTTGATTTCGATGGTCGCAATGCCCTCAAACTTCTTCTTGATCGCCTCAGCATCTTCCTTGCTGACGTTCTCCTTGAGGGTTTTGGGCGCGCCATCTACCAGGTCTTTAGCTTCCTTCAGACCCAGCGAGGTGACTTCGCGCACGGCCTTGATCGTGTTGATTTTGTTAGCACCCGCATCCTTCAGGATGACGGTAAACTCAGTCTGCTCTGCCGCCGCAGGCGCAGCTGCACCTGCTCCGGCACCCGCTCCGGCAACGACCACTGGGGCCGCAGCCGCGGCCGAGACACCGAGACGCTCTTCGAGCTTCTTCACCAGGGCTGCTGCATCCAGCAGGCTAAGCCCGACAATCTGATCTTCCAACTGCTGCAAATCCGCCATTGATTTTCTCCGTAATACGAAATTTGTTTACCACTCCGGAGCACCCGTGCTCCAGTTGCCGCCGAACCCTCGTGAAGTTTCCGATGTGCCCAGACCTGCACCCTTCACGCGCGCCCCTGCGGCGGATCCCGTTATGACCACCAGCCCACCACACCTCACATCGCAGCGATCAGGCCGGCACCGTCCACAGGCGCCCATCAGCCTGCGACTTCTGCAAACTTTTTCTGCTCGACTGCCTGATTGACAACCACAGCCAAATCGCGTCCCGTAGCGTTGATGACCGTTGCCAGACGCTGGGCCGGGGCATTGATCAGGAAGAGCAGCTTCGAGAAGATCTCTTCCCTGCCGGGCATGGTGGCAAGCTGCTTAATCTCATCAACCGTAATCACCTTGCCATCAATGATGCCCAGCTTAAATGTAAATTCAGCGTTTTCCGCCACCCAGGTGGAAAGCGCCTTGGCCAGAGCGACCGGATCGCCGCTTGTATAAGCCACAGAAGAAACGCCCTTCAAGCCCTGAAGCGCCGCTTCAATCTGCGTCCCCTGCGCCGCACGGGCCGCCAACTTGTTCTTAAGAACACGGTAACGTCCTCCCGCAGCACGGACTGTCTTACGCAGCTCAAAATCCTGAGCCACAGTCAGCCTTGCAAATGTGCCGATAATTGCACTGGTCGAACCCTGCAGCTCCTGAGCAAGCTGCGAAACCTTTTCTACCTTCTTCGCCTTGGTCAATGCCATGATATGCCTCTAGCTGTTTGCCTCTAGCCTGCCACTGAAATGCGTCGCGCTAATGCGCGGAACCCAAAGGCCCTCAATTTGCCTGCCGGCGGCTAGGGAACCGGCAGCTTAAGCCCCGCTCGAATCAGGCCTTCGCGACCTGGTCCGCAATCGTCCCATCGAGCGGAATGCCAGGACCCATCGTCGAGCTGAGCGTAATCCCCTTGATGTATTTGCCCTTTGCAGCGGAGGGCTTTGCGCGCACTACGCTGGTAATAACGGTCAGAGCATTCTCCACCAGCTTTTCGGGCGGAAAG from Pseudacidobacterium ailaaui includes these protein-coding regions:
- the rplL gene encoding 50S ribosomal protein L7/L12; this translates as MADLQQLEDQIVGLSLLDAAALVKKLEERLGVSAAAAAPVVVAGAGAGAGAAAPAAAEQTEFTVILKDAGANKINTIKAVREVTSLGLKEAKDLVDGAPKTLKENVSKEDAEAIKKKFEGIATIEIK
- the rplJ gene encoding 50S ribosomal protein L10, with protein sequence MALTKAKKVEKVSQLAQELQGSTSAIIGTFARLTVAQDFELRKTVRAAGGRYRVLKNKLAARAAQGTQIEAALQGLKGVSSVAYTSGDPVALAKALSTWVAENAEFTFKLGIIDGKVITVDEIKQLATMPGREEIFSKLLFLINAPAQRLATVINATGRDLAVVVNQAVEQKKFAEVAG